One region of Cucurbita pepo subsp. pepo cultivar mu-cu-16 chromosome LG03, ASM280686v2, whole genome shotgun sequence genomic DNA includes:
- the LOC111791734 gene encoding cation/calcium exchanger 2-like — translation MGVLVSLFKQRGFIIFLNLSFLSVAACAFFAIRFHSPESHFHVLNKSSRRIHGSPQDDCRSFLGLTDFEAKCSVLKSNNPCNTQGYIDYLYIFYCQYGSFSILGYTLLFLWLLVLFYLLGNTASEYFCSSLESLSKVLNLSPTIAGVTLLSLGNGAPDVFASLVAFMGDGTSDIGLNTVLGGASFVTCVVVGIISILLRRRRIKVNRSGFIRDVLFFLLVLLSVFFILLHGHINLWGAIGFSSMYIVYVLAVYVSHAQWLSFRSGDICEPLLKEPPKDEFEGVNESRYNDDNNDDNDDVRIDVYDLCFCPRLSPSCLVFLRILEIPLYLPRRLTIPAIAEENWSRPYAVASVILAPLLLSVLWTFHHQTDTTQSNLIICVVALLLGISFGIVAFATTENSTPPKKCLFPWLAAGFTMSLTWSYILAQELVGLLVSLGYIMNISPSILGLTFLAWGNSLGDLVANVTMALNGGQRGAQIAISGCYAGPIFNTLFGLGMSLVGASWKKYPQSIAIPPDPYVMETLGLLVGGLLWALVALPRREMRLDAVLGGGLLAIYLTSLLLRLLQAFASSH, via the coding sequence ATGGGTGTCTTAGTTTCTCTCTTCAAGCAGAGAggttttatcattttcttgaaTCTCTCGTTTCTATCAGTGGCGGCTTGTGCTTTTTTTGCCATTCGTTTTCATTCTCCAGAATCCCATTTCCACGTTCTTAACAAAAGCTCGAGAAGAATCCATGGAAGCCCACAGGATGATTGCCGGAGTTTTCTTGGTTTAACTGATTTTGAAGCTAAGTGCTCTGTTCTTAAATCCAACAACCCTTGTAACACCCAAGGCTATATAGATTATCTTTACATTTTCTATTGTCAGTATGGAAGTTTTAGCATTCTGGGGTATACTCTGCTGTTTCTGTGGCTTCTTGTGTTGTTCTATCTTCTGGGTAATACTGCCTCTGAATACTTTTGTTCTTCCCTTGAGAGCTTGTCAAAAGTGTTGAATCTGTCCCCTACAATTGCTGGTGTTACTCTGCTTTCTCTTGGCAATGGGGCACCCGATGTTTTTGCTAGCCTTGTTGCCTTTATGGGGGATGGAACTAGTGATATTGGATTGAATACTGTTCTTGGTGGAGCTTCGTTTGTTACCTGTGTCGTCGTCGGAATCATAAGCATTTTGCTGCGTCGGCGACGAATTAAGGTGAATAGGTCTGGCTTCATTAgagatgttttgttcttcctcttgGTTCTTTTGTCTGTTTTCTTCATACTGCTTCATGGTCATATCAATCTATGGGGTGCCATTGGGTTTTCTTCCATGTatattgtttatgttttggCTGTTTATGTCTCCCATGCTCAATGGTTGAGTTTTAGAAGTGGTGATATCTGTGAACCCCTTTTGAAAGAGCCACCAAAGGATGAGTTTGAGGGTGTAAATGAATCACGGTACAACGACGACAACAACGACGATAACGATGATGTTAGGATCGATGTATATGATCTCTGTTTTTGTCCAAGATTATCGCCTTCGTGTCTCGTTTTCCTTCGCATCCTTGAGATTCCTCTTTACTTGCCTAGAAGATTGACAATTCCAGCCATTGCTGAAGAAAACTGGTCTAGACCATATGCAGTTGCTTCAGTGATATTGGCTCCTCTTCTCTTATCTGTTCTATGGACCTTTCACCACCAAACCGACACGACACAGTCGAACCTGATCATCTGCGTCGTCGCTTTGCTGCTCGGGATTAGTTTTGGGATTGTTGCATTTGCAACAACTGAGAATTCAACCCCACCAAAGAAGTGCTTATTCCCTTGGCTAGCAGCTGGCTTCACCATGAGTTTAACATGGAGTTACATTCTAGCTCAGGAACTAGTAGGCCTATTGGTTTCACTTGGCTACATAATGAACATAAGCCCTTCAATCCTAGGACTTACCTTCCTAGCCTGGGGGAACTCTCTTGGGGATTTAGTTGCCAATGTGACCATGGCATTGAACGGCGGGCAGCGAGGCGCTCAAATCGCCATCTCCGGCTGCTATGCCGGTCCCATCTTCAACACTTTGTTCGGCCTAGGAATGTCCCTCGTCGGCGCGTCGTGGAAGAAGTATCCTCAGTCGATCGCCATCCCTCCCGACCCGTATGTCATGGAGACATTGGGGCTATTAGTCGGCGGGTTGCTTTGGGCACTCGTGGCCTTGCCAAGGCGAGAGATGAGGCTTGATGCAGTGTTGGGAGGAGGCCTTTTGGCTATCTACTTAACCTCTCTACTCTTAAGGCTGTTGCAAGCTTTTGCTTCCTCCCATTAG